Within Rhodovulum sp. MB263, the genomic segment CTCACGCCCGCGCTAACACCGCGGGCGTTGGCATTTTGACACATCCCATTGCCGCACAACGACAAAATCGACCCAAGCTCCCCATACAGCTCAATCACATGCCCGTTCGCGGCATCCGCGTCGGGGCTCAGCACGATCTTCTCGATCAGACCGCGCAGGATCTCCACCGCCTCGGGGCGGCTTTCCGGATCGTTCAGCGCAGCCGCCAGATCCGAAACCTTCGCCGCGTAAACATCCGCCAGCCCCGGGTGCAGGACCACCGGGCTCCGCGCGGGCAGGGCGGTCAGTTTTGCCTCAAGCTGACCCTTCTGAGCCTCGAGCGCATCCATTTTCGCCTTCATACTCGGATGAAACATGCCTTCCGTGATCGCCGTGACGATGTTGTCGATCTCCTTTGTTACCTTCGACAGCGCACGCTCCGCCTCGACCCGTCCGGCTGAGCTACCCCCCGAAATTCGGACAGTGACGTAAGCTACGATTTGCAGTCTGCTGATCTTCGACGAGAAGGAGATCAGAGATGTCGAAACGCAAGCAGCACGCGCCTGAGTTCAAGGCGAAGGTCGCGCTGGAAGCCCTGAAGGGTGAAGAGACGGCGGCCGAGCTGGCGAGCCGGTTCGGAGTGCATCCGACGATGATCCATCAATGGAAGCGCGCCCTGCTCGAAGGCGCGTCCGGCGTGTTCGAGCGCGGTGGCCGCAAGAGACCCGAGATCGACGAGGAGCAGGTGAAGGAGCTCCACGCCAAGATCGGGGAGCTGGCGGTGGCCAACTCTTTTTTGGAACGAAAGCTGAAGCCCTGGGGCGGGAAGTGAGGCGCGGTATGATCGAGCCTGACCATCCTCAGCTGTCCATCGGTCAGCAGTGCAGGCTGCTGTCGATTGCGCGCTCGTCCTATTACTACGAGCCGAAGGGAGAGACCGCACAGAACCTCGGCCTGATGCGGCAGATCGACGAGCAGTTCCTGGAGACGCCGTTCTTCGGTGTCCGCCAGATGACCTGGCACCTGCGCAATGACGGGCATCTCGTGAACGAGAAGCGAATACGCCGGCTAATGCGCCTCATGGGGCTGATGCCGATTTACCAGAAGCCCAACACGAGCAGGCCGGCGAAAGGACACAAGACCTATCCTTACCTTCTGAAAGGGCTGCACGTGGATCGTCCGAACCAGGTCTGGTGCTCGGACATCACCTACCTGCCCATGCGCCGCGGGTTCCTATACCTCATAGCGATCATGGACTGGCACACGCGCAAGGTTCTATCCTGGCGGATCTCGAACACCCTGGAGGCCGACTTCTGCGTCGAAGCACTGAGCGAGGCCATCCACAAGTTCGGCCCGCCCGAGA encodes:
- a CDS encoding IS3 family transposase (programmed frameshift), which gives rise to MSKRKQHAPEFKAKVALEALKGEETAAELASRFGVHPTMIHQWKRALLEGASGVFERGGRKRPEIDEEQVKELHAKIGELAVANFFFGTKAEALGREVRRGMIEPDHPQLSIGQQCRLLSIARSSYYYEPKGETAQNLGLMRQIDEQFLETPFFGVRQMTWHLRNDGHLVNEKRIRRLMRLMGLMPIYQKPNTSRPAKGHKTYPYLLKGLHVDRPNQVWCSDITYLPMRRGFLYLIAIMDWHTRKVLSWRISNTLEADFCVEALSEAIHKFGPPEIMNTDQGSQFTSCAWTDRLRRSGVRISMDGKGRFLDNIFIERLWRTLKYECVYLHAWETGSETKGAIRKWMTFYNHQRPHSALGGKPPALVYWQRNDINKPDQQVQRVA